The DNA window ATTATTAACTAGACGAATTCGCCTTATGAACGTTGTCATCCTCGCTGCCGGCATGGGCAAACGCATGCAATCCGTCTTGCCCAAAGTGCTGCATCCGCTGGCAGGCAAGGCATTGTTGTCGCACGTGATCGATACGGCGCGCACCCTTGCTCCGGCCAAATTATGTGTGATTTACGGGCATGGAGGCGCCACGGTGCTGTCCGCTCTCGAAGCGCAGAAGGCGCGCGGCGGCGTGGAAATCTCCGCGGCGCTGCAGGAACCGCAACTGGGCACCGGCCACGCCGTGATGCAGGCGCTGCCCGTGCTGGACGAATCGGCACCCACGCTGGTGCTGTATGGCGACGTGCCACTGACCAGTGCCGCCTCGCTGCAGCGCCTCGTCGACGCGGCGGGCCAGGACAAGCTGGGCATCCTCACCGTGGTGCAGGACGATCCGTTCGGCCTGGGCCGCATCGTTCGCGAGAACGACCGCATCGTGCGCATCGTCGAAGAAAAGGATGCAACGGCGGAAGAACGCGCGATCAAGGAAATCAACTCCGGCATCATGTGCATCCCCACCGGCCACCTGAAGAAATGGCTCGCGTCGCTGGAAAACAAGAACGCGCAAGGCGAGTACTACCTGACGGACATCGTGGCCCGCGCCGTGGCCGACGGCGTGGATGTGGTGTCCGCGCACCCCGCGGCCGAATGGGAAGTGCTGGGCGTGAACAGCAAGGTGCAACTGGCGCAGCTCGAACGCATCCACCAGAACAACCTGGCCCAGGCGCTGCTGGAACGGGGCGTGACGGTGAT is part of the Pseudoduganella lutea genome and encodes:
- the glmU gene encoding bifunctional UDP-N-acetylglucosamine diphosphorylase/glucosamine-1-phosphate N-acetyltransferase GlmU, translating into MNVVILAAGMGKRMQSVLPKVLHPLAGKALLSHVIDTARTLAPAKLCVIYGHGGATVLSALEAQKARGGVEISAALQEPQLGTGHAVMQALPVLDESAPTLVLYGDVPLTSAASLQRLVDAAGQDKLGILTVVQDDPFGLGRIVRENDRIVRIVEEKDATAEERAIKEINSGIMCIPTGHLKKWLASLENKNAQGEYYLTDIVARAVADGVDVVSAHPAAEWEVLGVNSKVQLAQLERIHQNNLAQALLERGVTVMDPARIDIRGELVCGRDVTIDVGCVFEGKVTLADGVTVGAHSVIVNAAIEAGAQIKPFCHIEEATVGPKSVIGPYARLRPGTTLGEDVHVGNFVEIKNSQVAAHSKANHLAYVGDTDVGSRVNIGAGVITCNYDGANKFRTTIEDDAFIGSDSQLVAPVTVGAGATIGAGTTLTKNAPAGKLTISRPKQLTIDGWQRPVKTKK